Below is a genomic region from Candidatus Methylomirabilis limnetica.
TGGCCGCGGCAAGTTGATGGCCGAGGCGTTCTACAACTTCGCGATCGCGTTTGTCCTCTCCATCATGTTCATCTACATCGTCCTCGCAGCCCAGTTCGAGAGTTTCATCCACCCGATCACCATCATGGTTTCGATGTTTCTGTCGATTCCCTTCGGTCTTGTAAGCCTCCTGGCCGCAGGTCAGACCCTGAATATCTATAGCGTCATGGGGTTGTTCCTTCTCATGGGAGTCGTTAAGAAGAATGCCATCCTCCAGGTGGACTTTACGAATGTGCTCCGCGCGCGCGGCAAGCCCCGATACGAGGCGCAACTGGAGGCCGACCGGGCGCGGCTTCGGCCGATCCTCATGACGACGCTCGCCATCATTGCTGGAATGTTGCCGGTCGCCTTAGGCAAGGGCGACGGCTCCGCCTCCAGGGCCTCACTCGCCACCGCCGTGGTCGGCGGCCAGACCCTCTGCCTCTTAATAACGCTACTGGTGACTCCGGTCGTCTACTCGTACTTCGACGATCTCCGCGGGCTTCGGATCGTCTCGTGGTTATATGAGGTTCGCCTGTGGGCATGGTTGCGGGCGAAGCCTGCTCCTGGCCTCTCCCCTCACCCCGACCCTCTCCCCAGAGAGGAGAGGGGACTCAACCATAACCTCCTCTCCCCCGTGGGGGAGAGGATAAAGGTGAGGGGGCAACGGGACGGGTCAGGGTAGGGCACACGGTGAAGCTTTAGGCGAGGGCGGAAGATGGAACTGACGCGGCGGCAGGAGATCATGACGATGCTCCGGGAGGGCGAGTGGACGTTGGACGAGCTGGCCATGAACTTCGTGGTGTCAAAAAAGGTGATCATCGATGACCTCGAGCATATCGCCCGCTCTGTCCCAAGGCCCTCTCGCCTCCAGATCCATCCCCCAACCTGCGAGGTGTGCGGCTATCGCTTCAAGGACCGGGCGAAGTACAACGATCCTTCCCGGTGCCCAATGTGCAAAAACGAACACCTTCGCTCCCAACGATTCCAGATCGTCTGATGAGATGTACCGTAACGTCGCTTTGAATCCACTGGGGGTTCATTCCCCGCGGCTTACCACGAGTTCGTCATACCGGCGGAAGCCGGTATCCAGAGTGACCCGACTGGATTCCGTGTCAAGCACGGAATGACGGGCCAGAACAGAAGACGATACCCTGCAGCTTACTGCGGGGTAGTTCATTCAGCCTCGCAAGAAAGTAAGACTAAGGGAGAACAGACGTCATGTCCACGCAACCGTCAAAAGAGATCGAGATCTTTCCCAACCCTGAGCCTGGGCGCGATTACGAGATCCAGATGACCTGCCCTGAGTTTACCTGCCTCTGCCCGAAGACCGGCCAGCCTGACTTCGCGATCCTGACGCTCACCTATGTTCCTGACCAGTCGTGCATCGAGTTAAAATCGTTCAAACTCTACCTCTGGTCCTTCCGGAACGAGGGCCACTTTCATGAGGCGGTCACGAACCGGATCCTGGATGACCTCGTCAAGGCTTGCCGGCCCCGCTTCATGAAGCTGGTCGCCGACTTCTACGTCCGCGGCGGTATCCACACCATCATTACCGTCACGCATCAGCAGTCGTAGGGACGCGCTACGGTGGACGGGTAGGGGAGGATCTCTTCTATCCGGGCTACTTCAAGTATTCTAATCGCGACAACCTGGTGACCGCCACCGGGCCGGGAGGCCGCCGATGATTGGAGGGCATACCGGGGCGGCTTACGGCTTGACTGGGAGCCTTCCACCCGCGATACGGTGACAGTTC
It encodes:
- a CDS encoding transcriptional regulator, whose protein sequence is MELTRRQEIMTMLREGEWTLDELAMNFVVSKKVIIDDLEHIARSVPRPSRLQIHPPTCEVCGYRFKDRAKYNDPSRCPMCKNEHLRSQRFQIV
- the queF gene encoding preQ(1) synthase; this translates as MSTQPSKEIEIFPNPEPGRDYEIQMTCPEFTCLCPKTGQPDFAILTLTYVPDQSCIELKSFKLYLWSFRNEGHFHEAVTNRILDDLVKACRPRFMKLVADFYVRGGIHTIITVTHQQS